One window of the Oncorhynchus clarkii lewisi isolate Uvic-CL-2024 chromosome 19, UVic_Ocla_1.0, whole genome shotgun sequence genome contains the following:
- the LOC139375418 gene encoding pseudouridylate synthase RPUSD2: MVRYIKNIFYVLQVFNKREITLNNRTLSRARPCNAQLTNVTNYSDLICKVTKEHTLYNSVNELSSGPRLHQHFTVMSHTMESTEMTRVSAVNTSNTSVNSTTDELKETCKRKSEEKDDPEKSSRGKRRRGGGKKQLRTGERYIPPPQKRNPGVSFSKEHFDETTYYFEGGLRKVRPYYFDFKTYCKGRWIGKSLLEVFSSEFRAEPLEYYVMASKLGRIRLNETPMDDLSVTLRNNDFLRNTVHRHEPPVVGRPLEILEDNGEVLVVDKPASMPVHPCGRFRHNTVIFILGKERGICGLHTVHRLDRLTSGVLLFARTLEVSQKLDVLVRDRQLEKEYVCRVEGEFPEGEIICEEPILVVSFKVGLCRVHPKGKDCRTVFQRLSWNGHSSVVRCLPLTGRTHQIRVHLQFLGYPILNDPVYGSSAWGPQRAKGGLMGMSDDELLKAILEEHRLKESLHLLDIPDEGMVPVSNVQTDAQTPQPELLPRVCNSVSSDCTLSDVEQSANQVHSSPALPGAVPGPTDENDDQTESTESSHLATANTKDPLCSECKIVRPDPTEKELIMYLHALRYKGPDFEYSTRLPDWAKDDWIDD; encoded by the exons ATGGTACGTTATATCAAGAACATTTTCTATGTTCTCCAAGTCTTTAACAAACGCGAAATAACGCTTAATAACAGAACACTATCACGTGCTAGACCTTGCAATGCGCAATTGACAAACGTCACAAATTATAGCGatttaatttgtaaagtgacaaAAGAACATACACTTTACAACTCAGTAAATGAGTTATCATCTGGCCCACGTTTGCATCAACATTTTACAGTAATGTCGCATACAATGGAGTCGACAGAAATGACGAGGGTGTCAGCGGTAAATACCTCAAACACTTCAGTCAATTCTACCACAGACGAGTTGAAAGAAACTTGTAAACGTAAGAGCGAAGAGAAGGACGACCCAGAGAAAAGTAGTCGTGGAAAGAGACGACGAGGAGGTGGGAAGAAACAACTCCGTACAGGAGAGAGATACATTCCTCCCCCTCAAAAACGCAACCCCGGCGTAAGTTTCAGCAAAGAGCATTTTGATGAAACAACATACTATTTTGAAGGAGGTCTACGCAAAGTGCGCCCATACTACTTCGACTTCAAAACGTACTGCAAGGGACGCTGGATTGGGAAAAGTCTTCTCGAGGTTTTCAGCAGTGAATTCCGAGCTGAGCCGTTGGAGTACTACGTTATGGCTTCCAAACTAGGACGCATCCGACTCAATGAAACCCCAATGGATGACCTCTCTGTTACACTCAGG AACAATGACTTCCTAAGGAATACTGTGCATCGCCATGAGCCACCTGTAGTTGGACGGCCACTGGAGATTTTGGAAGATAATGGGGAGGTTTTGGTAGTTGACAAGCCAGCCTCGATGCCAGTTCATCCTTGTGGGCGCTTCCGTCACAACACGGTCATTTTCATCCTGGGAAAGGAACGGGGCATATGTGGCCTTCACACTGTGCACCGGCTGGATCGCCTAACATCTGGGGTGCTGCTCTTCGCCCGGACTTTGGAAGTGTCCCAGAAACTGGATGTGTTGGTgcgagacagacag CTGGAGAAGGAGTATGTCTGTCGAGTGGAAGGGGAGTTCCCAGAGGGTGAGATCATCTGTGAGGAGCCCATCCTGGTGGTCTCCTTCAAGGTGGGACTGTGCAGAGTGCATCCTAAAGGCAAGGATTGCCGCACAGTCTTCCAAAGGCTCAGCTGGAACGGCCATTCCAGTGTAGTGCGTTGCCTCCCTCTCACTGGCCGCACTCACCAGATTCGTGTCCACCTCCAGTTCCTGGGCTACCCCATCCTCAACGACCCTGTCTATGGCTCCTCTGCTTGGGGTCCCCAAAGGGCAAAGGGAGGCCTGATGGGCATGAGCGACGATGAGCTTCTCAAAGCGATTCTGGAGGAACATCGTTTGAAGGAGAGTCTTCATCTCCTAGACATCCCAGACGAGGGAATGGTACCGGTGAGCAATGTGCAGACTGATGCTCAGACACCTCAGCCAGAGCTGTTGCCACGTGTTTGCAATTCTGTTTCAAGTGACTGTACACTGAGTGACGTAGAACAGAGTGCAAATCAGGTCCACAGCAGTCCAGCCTTACCCGGTGCAGTACCCGGACCAACTGATGAAAATGATGATCAAACGGAGTCCACAGAATCTTCTCACTTAGCTACTGCAAACACGAAAGACCCTCTGTGTAGCGAGTGTAAGATTGTCCGTCCGGACCCCACCGAGAAGGAGCTCATCATGTACCTCCATGCGTTGCGCTATAAAGGGCCAGACTTTGAATATTCAACTCGCCTACCTGACTGGGCCAAGGATGACTGGATTGACGACTAA
- the LOC139374365 gene encoding coiled-coil domain-containing protein 32-like — protein MKMIDDFESHKARSSRDLWSEICWSLPDVQVQEEDQGRGEDNAALFKDSFQPSHVGNDLQSNGMSMSFSSHSFWEPMEDSDVYIASLENRLKRIKGQCTEVTSREMLRSLSQAKTECWDRFLHDAQSSEIFQEDELDQSTLEHLKRWLVPEKVAISAEELECLLLPSLSREQTSMDQSQSRPEAAARNPEEDKSPIPEK, from the exons ATGAAGATGATTGACGATTTCGAGAGTCATAAGGCCCGGTCCAGCAGAGATCTGTGGTCAGAGATCTGCTGGAGCCTGCCTGACGTGCAGGTGCAGGAGGAAGATCAAGGCCGAGGAGAGGATAATGCTGCTCTGTTCAAAGATTCATTCCAACCTTCACATGTTGGCAATGACCTGCAATCTAATGGCATGTCTATGAGTTTCTCCTCTCACAGCTTCTGGGAACCTATGGAAGACTCGGATGTCTACATTGCTAGTTTAG AGAATCGTCTGAAGAGAATAAAGGGCCAGTGTACTGAGGTGACGTCCAGGGAGATGCTGCGCTCCCTATCTCAGGCCAAAACAGAATGCTGGGATAGATTCTTGCACGACGCTCAGAGCTCGGAAATCTTTCAGGAGGACGAGCTAGATCAGAG TACCCTGGAGCATCTAAAGCGTTGGCTGGTACCTGAGAAAGTGGCCATCAGCGCTGAGGAGCTGGAGTGTCTCCTCCTGCCGTCACTGAGCCGAGAGCAGACCTCCATGGACCAATCACAGAGCAGACCAGAGGCAGCCGCTCGGAACCCTGAAGAGGACAAGAGTCCCATACCTGAGAAATAG
- the LOC139374367 gene encoding prolactin releasing hormone 2 receptor, with product MDNREFSLNCSWVENTSLPAYSSSSSSSFTGLDLLFDLKPLFIPLYSMVILVACSGNLLLLFLIGFNKKRHNTTNFLIGNLALVDLVMCIFCVPLTASYAFDKRGWLFGRFMCHFVTLMQSATVFAAVLSLTAIAVDRYVVVAYPIRRRLGCQFCWGLVAAIWLCSLAFSTPTALHIGYLDLSATGLHMVVCEEFWHGQERGRLVYSCFVLLFSYFVPLAAVSASYLAISYHLRQRNISGLMAAGPVSNQMNWGRKRRKTFCLLLVSVLCFAFSWLPLQVVNLIRDLDTDFTILGKSHVNVIQVSCHLLAMSSACYNPFIYASLHDKFLSCLCHRDLFPRHRGVGGRGPRGNSSSFMTSHRLHRVNTFSTLGDIPVVLGNKMPQESWPLRQAHKSSTTTIIDHNYM from the coding sequence ATGGACAACAGGGAGTTTTCTCTGAACTGCTCTTGGGTAGAGAACACATCTCTCCCTGCCTACTCCtcatcgtcctcctcctccttcactgggTTGGATCTCCTATTTGACCTGAAGCCCCTATTCATCCCTCTCTACTCCATGGTGATCCTGGTCGCCTGCTCTGGCAACCTCCTGCTGCTCTTCCTCATCGGGTTTAACAAGAAGAGACACAACACCACCAACTTCCTGATCGGCAACTTGGCGCTAGTCGATTTGGTCATGTGCATCTTCTGCGTGCCCCTGACGGCCTCCTATGCCTTCGACAAGCGAGGGTGGCTCTTCGGACGCTTCATGTGCCACTTTGTCACCTTGATGCAGTCGGCGACGGTTTTCGCAGCCGTCTTGTCACTCACAGCCATTGCAGTGGACCGGTACGTCGTTGTGGCCTATCCCATTCGCAGACGGTTGGGTTGCCAGTTTTGCTGGGGTTTGGTGGCTGCCATCTGGTTGTGTAGCCTTGCGTTCTCCACTCCCACGGCTCTCCACATTGGCTACCTGGACCTGAGCGCCACCGGTCTCCACATGGTCGTCTGTGAGGAGTTCTGGCATGGCCAGGAGCGGGGACGCCTTGTCTACTCCTGCTTTGTCCTGCTCTTCTCTTATTTTGTGCCACTCGCCGCTGTGTCTGCATCCTACCTCGCTATCTCCTACCACTTGAGACAAAGGAACATTTCTGGTTTGATGGCGGCGGGTCCTGTTTCCAATCAAATGAACTGGGGGCGAAAGAGAAGAAAGACTTTCTGCCTCCTCCTTGTGTCGGTGCTCTGCTTCGCCTTCTCCTGGCTCCCTCTTCAGGTGGTCAATCTCATCCGCGACCTGGATACTGACTTCACCATCCTGGGCAAGAGCCACGTCAACGTGATCCAAGTGTCGTGTCACCTGTTAGCTATGAGCTCGGCGTGCTACAACCCATTTATCTACGCGTCGCTGCACGACAAGTTCCTGTCCTGCCTGTGTCATCGCGACCTCTTCCCCCGTCACAGAGGAGTGGGGGGTCGAGGGCCAAGGGGAAACAGCAGCAGCTTCATGACATCCCACCGACTGCACCGTGTGAACACCTTCTCCACCCTGGGCGACATCCCGGTGGTTCTGGGGAACAAGATGCCACAGGAGAGCTGGCCGTTGCGGCAGGCACATAAGTCCTCAACCACTACAATAATTGACCATAATTACATGTAG